A window of Catenulispora sp. MAP5-51 contains these coding sequences:
- a CDS encoding TetR/AcrR family transcriptional regulator, which yields MPKGVTKRRPQTLAKLLDAALEAFAENGFGGTRIEDVCERAGYTRGAFYSNFASKEELFFALFDRHAERVLERFEKQAAAIGDGPVTLPDIAAALADFDDSERTWYLVTTEFTLSAIRDPEAAQRLAEHDAGLRVEAVRLLGDLLTRAGMRLRAGVELESLVRMLIAVREGALAQSYVEPGELPPGTLERLFLPALLGAVTEAV from the coding sequence GTGCCCAAGGGAGTGACGAAGCGCCGGCCGCAGACGCTGGCCAAGCTGCTCGACGCGGCGCTGGAGGCGTTCGCGGAGAACGGGTTCGGCGGCACGCGCATCGAGGACGTCTGCGAGCGCGCCGGCTACACGCGCGGCGCGTTCTACTCGAATTTCGCGAGCAAGGAAGAGCTCTTCTTCGCGCTGTTCGACCGGCACGCGGAGCGCGTCCTGGAACGCTTCGAGAAGCAGGCGGCGGCGATCGGCGACGGACCGGTGACACTGCCGGACATCGCCGCGGCCCTGGCGGACTTCGATGACTCCGAGCGGACGTGGTACCTGGTCACGACCGAGTTCACACTGTCGGCGATCCGGGATCCGGAGGCGGCACAGCGGCTCGCGGAGCACGACGCGGGCCTGCGGGTCGAGGCGGTGCGGCTGCTGGGCGACCTGCTGACCCGCGCCGGGATGCGGCTGCGGGCCGGGGTGGAGCTGGAGTCGCTGGTCAGGATGCTGATCGCGGTGCGCGAAGGGGCTCTGGCGCAGAGCTATGTGGAGCCGGGGGAGTTGCCGCCGGGGACGCTGGAGCGGTTGTTCCTGCCGGCGCTGTTGGGGGCCGTGACCGAGGCGGTGTGA
- a CDS encoding class II aldolase/adducin family protein has translation MTTTEPDVEYVEQAVGDATKELYFPVPPTFDDVAAERQYRKEQLAAGFRIFGRFGFSEGVAGHITVRDPEFPDTFWVNGFGQSFNQIKASDLIRCDHDGTVLEGRFHVNRAAFVIHAEVHRARPDVVAAAHSHSLYGKAFASLGIPLDPITQDACAFFEDHGLYLGYGGVASDVEEGKRIGAALAGYKAAILQNHGLITVGESVAEAVWWFVTMERSCQAQLLAMAAGTPKHIDRETALMVREQIGGHFAGWFQARPLWDQIVASDPDLFG, from the coding sequence ATGACCACCACCGAACCGGACGTCGAGTACGTCGAGCAGGCCGTCGGCGACGCCACCAAGGAGCTCTACTTCCCGGTCCCGCCGACCTTCGACGACGTCGCGGCCGAGCGCCAGTACCGCAAGGAGCAGCTGGCCGCGGGCTTCCGCATCTTCGGCAGGTTCGGCTTCTCCGAGGGCGTGGCCGGGCACATCACGGTCCGCGACCCGGAGTTCCCGGACACCTTCTGGGTCAACGGTTTCGGCCAGTCCTTCAACCAGATCAAGGCCTCGGACCTGATCCGCTGCGACCACGACGGCACCGTCCTGGAGGGCCGCTTCCACGTCAACCGCGCGGCCTTCGTCATCCACGCCGAGGTGCACCGCGCGCGCCCGGACGTGGTCGCCGCCGCGCACTCGCACTCCCTGTACGGCAAGGCCTTCGCCTCCCTGGGCATCCCGCTGGACCCGATCACGCAGGACGCCTGCGCCTTCTTCGAGGACCACGGCCTGTACCTCGGCTACGGCGGCGTGGCCAGCGACGTCGAGGAGGGCAAGCGCATCGGCGCGGCCCTGGCCGGCTACAAGGCCGCGATCCTGCAGAACCACGGCCTGATCACCGTCGGCGAGTCGGTGGCCGAGGCGGTGTGGTGGTTCGTGACGATGGAGCGCTCGTGCCAGGCGCAGCTGCTGGCGATGGCGGCCGGGACGCCCAAGCACATCGACCGCGAGACCGCGCTGATGGTGCGCGAGCAGATCGGCGGCCACTTCGCCGGCTGGTTCCAGGCGCGGCCGCTGTGGGACCAGATCGTGGCCTCCGACCCGGACCTGTTCGGCTGA